The Arachis duranensis cultivar V14167 chromosome 9, aradu.V14167.gnm2.J7QH, whole genome shotgun sequence genomic sequence TTATGAAAGGAGGAAGTGGAGCACCCCATGACCATTAATGGATAATCACATACCTTTGCTGCAGCCTCAACTGACCCAATTTTGCACTGCACTAAAGTAGTGGAAGCTTTTTTCTTAAGTTCGTCACAAGTAGAGAGAGATGGAAACAAACAATCAGGACCATGACTTCCACGAGAAGAAAGGGGGATCGTGGCTCGACTAAGAGGTACGTACCTACATACCAAGTTAACTCATCAAATTCTGAAGAACCAGACTGTATTTCCACTAAAGTCACAAAATTAAACAAGTTTTATAGGCAGAGGTTAAGTATGTAGAGTTTCATACAAGGTTAAGTTTCATAAAGATATCACACAAACATTTTTCCATAAAACCACAGCCAGATTTCCAACATCACTTTTGATTAAGACAATTCGAATCATCAGCAAAATTGAGAGGATATTTGATATTAGCAACACAAACTTCTTTTTAAGGAGGACACTAATTCAGGCCTCGGAGGAGGCACATTAAATACCTGCAGAAGTATTCAGGatccttctcttctcttatgTCATGGGGTCGACAAGCATCAACCAGCATTCGGACCCATGTATCACCCCTCTTAATCAGAATGATATTCCATGCATGTGGGGAAAAGTCCAAGTAACCCCTGACAAGCTCACAAGGCACTGCTGGCACCATATGATCACATAAATACTGTATACGAAAAAAACTTGCATCAGATAATCACAATTAGGGGCAAAAGTAAAGAAGCTACAGCACAACAGAAATTTAAGCATGGATACAACTATAATCACCTTCAAAAGCAGAGCTCTATGTCTACATACACCATACTGCACAGAACCAATAGGGACTATGATTGAACTTCGCCTTTTTTTAATAGAATCGATACATTGTTCAGAGATTCTAGAAAGAGTGATATCTTCTATGGTGTTTACAGCAGGTTTTTTAGAAGAAGTCATACTGGTGCTGCTTCCAGCTGAGCACGTACAAACAAAAGGCTTATTATAGTTTGAACCTGACACAGATTTCCGTGTTCTTTCTACCATAGCACTTCTATCGCTGCCACCAAAATGGTCCGATACAAAGAGTGCAAGCAGTGAAGCTGTCTGCAAGCTATCAACTACGGCATGCATCCCACGTGTATTTAAACCATttaactttttcaaatttgtgACCAGTGCCTGAGCAGAGAGCAATACAGCATCCAACTCTTCGTCCCTTTTCCTGAAAGAACAAAAAACATTTAAACCATCACTAAAGCAAATTGATCataaggatgatgatgatgaaggtggtggtggtggtggtgaggaAGATAATAACCTGTCTAGTAGGATGACCTCACGAGAATCAAGGCACTGATTCTGCTCATAACTCTCAAGAGGCATAAATGGCCGATCACGTCCTGCATCATAAAACCCATCTGACAGATGGTCTTCAATACCACAAATTGAGAACTTACTGTACTTGCAAGCCAATATTGAGGCATCAACAATTGGTTTTCTAAACTTGCATGGTTTAGGATTGTCAAGATGCCGATCTGAATACCTCTTTGTAGAAAAACACTTCAAAATCTCCAAAGATTGTTCATCCTGTTCACCAGGTCCATTTAAGGATGCATCTCTTTCATCTTTACATTCAGCAGTATGGCAATTGTCACTAGAAAATTGCTTTTCTAATATTACTTCATCCTTATTATTACCACTTAAATTATCATTTACTTCTTTTTCAGAGAATATTTTTTTCCCATTATCATCCAGATTCACATGGTCTGATACAGTTTCTTTGCAACTTGCAGCAGCAATGTTTCCAGACTCAGAAATTATTTGAATATTATTGCTCAATAATTGATCTTGATCTACAACTTTCCACTTCCTGCTGTTATTCAGGCGCTCTTGACGAGCTTTTTGCTGTAAATAAAACCGCCGCTTCCACCTTTTACCTGACTTTCGGGCTGAGAAACATCTACTGCTAGATGAGGTACTAGTTAATGTGCTTGATGAGGTATTATGCGCACCTGCAAAAGATTTAACAGAAGAGCATAATTCAGCTCAACGTGCAGGAATAATTCAAACATTCATAAACCAGAAGGGGGGAGCATGCACAAATTAAGAAAAGAGCAAAATAGGAAGGAAATTCAGGCCTCACCATTAGAAATTGTTCGATCATTTTCCTGTTGACTGCTTTCGTAGACATC encodes the following:
- the LOC107467022 gene encoding uncharacterized protein LOC107467022 isoform X2 gives rise to the protein MQLLNSDEPASETRSHPEKPQEESSSPATDSSDSTTDEGVALDVSGKSLEFSAVDEETAEDSAAESLYLYRNVYSLVPKWVGGLARLKTLKFFGNEVNLFAPEFRGMTALECLQMKISSPGIGGLPLHKLNGLKELELSRGPPRPSAFPLLAEIAALKRLTKLSICHFSIRYLPPEIGCLKNLEYLDLSFNKLKTLPSEISCLNSLITMKVANNKLVELPSTMTSLTRLESLDLSNNRLTSLGSIELGSMCRLQLLNLQYNKLLSVFHIPSWICCKLEGNDGGGCNDDCSSSSVEMDVYESSQQENDRTISNGAHNTSSSTLTSTSSSSRCFSARKSGKRWKRRFYLQQKARQERLNNSRKWKVVDQDQLLSNNIQIISESGNIAAASCKETVSDHVNLDDNGKKIFSEKEVNDNLSGNNKDEVILEKQFSSDNCHTAECKDERDASLNGPGEQDEQSLEILKCFSTKRYSDRHLDNPKPCKFRKPIVDASILACKYSKFSICGIEDHLSDGFYDAGRDRPFMPLESYEQNQCLDSREVILLDRKRDEELDAVLLSAQALVTNLKKLNGLNTRGMHAVVDSLQTASLLALFVSDHFGGSDRSAMVERTRKSVSGSNYNKPFVCTCSAGSSTSMTSSKKPAVNTIEDITLSRISEQCIDSIKKRRSSIIVPIGSVQYGVCRHRALLLKYLCDHMVPAVPCELVRGYLDFSPHAWNIILIKRGDTWVRMLVDACRPHDIREEKDPEYFCRYVPLSRATIPLSSRGSHGPDCLFPSLSTCDELKKKASTTLVQCKIGSVEAAAKVRTLDVQGSSAAEIRNFDYNCLGEVRILGSLKHPCIVEMYGHEISCQWTFTADGKPHNRILRSAIFMETIWKSYQKLVKSMSLWSWRCISPEMSPLPCQSCTQST